One window of Pelobates fuscus isolate aPelFus1 chromosome 9, aPelFus1.pri, whole genome shotgun sequence genomic DNA carries:
- the LOC134572478 gene encoding P2X purinoceptor 7-like isoform X1 has protein sequence MSERRERRQKRGRREKIKYLVTADLSQPEKNSQANKKKGTKKKLKVKRTPDENNPSASTVRPLVKPPCAPAQSVPSRRGNADWCKCGKCVAMPTEMESVCCKEIPKCNDLILEATSCIADNSRFHVLCLSACGASVPHTILGDTENMRERAYYNRHLRQSAYCVFTKWVHRFLGARKRRPIPSCVVNCIRNAYPDPPGMYTGFTLAQPINNS, from the exons ATGTCAGAACGCAGAGAACGAAGGCAAAAAagaggaagaagagaaaaaataaaatatttggttACTGCGGATCTGTCTCAACCAGAGAAAAACTCCCAGGCCAATAAA AAGAAAGGAACTAAGAAGAAGTTGAAGGTCAAGCGTACTCCCGATGAAAATAATCCTTCTGCATCCACAGTGCGACCCCTTGTTAAGCCTCCTTGTGCCCCTGCCCAAAGTGTACCCTCTAGACGTGGCAATGCAGATTGGTGTAAATGTGGCAAATGTGTTGCTATGCCAACGGAAATGGAGTCAGTGTGTTGTAAAGAGATCCCTAAATGCAATGATCTGATCCTGGAAGCGACGTCCTGCATTGCCGATAATAGTCGATTTCACGTCCTGTGTCTGAGCGCTTGTGGAGCAAGTGTTCCACACACAATTCTGGGAGACACTGAAAATATGCGAGAGCGTGCATATTATAACAG gcATCTACGGCAGAGTGCGTATTGTGTATTTACAAAATGGGTGCACAGATTTTTGGGTGCAAGAAAAAGAAGGCCCATTCCGTCTTGTGTTGTAAACTGCATACGAAATGCCTACCCTGACCCACCAGGAATGTACACTGGTTTCACCTTGGCACAGCCCATCAATAACAGTTAA
- the LOC134572478 gene encoding uncharacterized protein LOC134572478 isoform X2, translated as MSERRERRQKRGRREKIKYLVTADLSQPEKNSQANKKKGTKKKLKVKRTPDENNPSASTVRPLVKPPCAPAQSVPSRRGNADWCKCGKCVAMPTEMESVCCKEIPKCNDLILEATSCIADNSRFHVLCLSACGASVPHTILGDTENMRERAYYNRSSVSVCFSHIFSCYNG; from the exons ATGTCAGAACGCAGAGAACGAAGGCAAAAAagaggaagaagagaaaaaataaaatatttggttACTGCGGATCTGTCTCAACCAGAGAAAAACTCCCAGGCCAATAAA AAGAAAGGAACTAAGAAGAAGTTGAAGGTCAAGCGTACTCCCGATGAAAATAATCCTTCTGCATCCACAGTGCGACCCCTTGTTAAGCCTCCTTGTGCCCCTGCCCAAAGTGTACCCTCTAGACGTGGCAATGCAGATTGGTGTAAATGTGGCAAATGTGTTGCTATGCCAACGGAAATGGAGTCAGTGTGTTGTAAAGAGATCCCTAAATGCAATGATCTGATCCTGGAAGCGACGTCCTGCATTGCCGATAATAGTCGATTTCACGTCCTGTGTCTGAGCGCTTGTGGAGCAAGTGTTCCACACACAATTCTGGGAGACACTGAAAATATGCGAGAGCGTGCATATTATAACAG gtcttcagtgagtgtgtgttttagcCACATATTCAGTTGCTACAATGGATGA